In a genomic window of Prosthecochloris marina:
- a CDS encoding citrate synthase: MSKNTLTITDNRTGQTYEVPIECGTIRTMDLRQIKVSNDDFGLLGYDPGYLNTASCKSMVTFIDGEKGILRYRGYPIEQLAEKSSFLETAYLLIKGELPDRERLEAWRYNIQMHTMVHANLTKFMDGFRYDGHPMGILVGTVGALSTFYPGAKNIFDLESRKLQVRRLIGKMPTLAAMSFRHSMGFPYVLPDNDLSYAGNFLSMMFKMTELKYSPDPILEKALDVLFILHADHEQNCSTSAVRSVGSSRVDPYSALAAGCAALYGPLHGGANEAVIRMLERIGSLDKVPEFIKSVKAGEGRLMGFGHRVYKNYDPRAKIIKKIAFEVFEVTGRNTLLDIALELERIALEDEYFIDRKLYPNVDFYSGLIYQAMGFPLDMFPVLFAIGRTPGWLAQWTEHMNDDEQKIARPRQMYLGEDKRDYVPIENRPKISQLVENKIGMCRL, from the coding sequence ATGTCGAAAAATACCCTGACCATTACGGACAACCGCACAGGACAGACCTATGAGGTTCCTATAGAATGTGGTACCATACGGACAATGGATCTCCGCCAGATAAAAGTTTCCAATGACGATTTCGGGCTTCTCGGTTATGATCCGGGTTATCTGAATACAGCTTCCTGCAAAAGCATGGTGACCTTTATCGATGGAGAGAAAGGGATTCTGCGTTACAGAGGGTATCCTATCGAGCAGCTTGCCGAAAAAAGCTCTTTTCTGGAAACAGCCTATCTGTTGATAAAAGGAGAGTTGCCTGACAGGGAAAGGCTCGAAGCATGGCGTTACAATATCCAGATGCATACGATGGTCCACGCCAATCTGACAAAATTCATGGACGGATTCCGCTATGATGGTCACCCAATGGGCATTCTTGTCGGGACGGTCGGTGCACTGTCCACTTTTTATCCCGGTGCGAAGAATATTTTCGATTTGGAATCAAGAAAACTGCAGGTACGTCGCCTGATAGGAAAAATGCCTACACTCGCTGCAATGAGTTTTCGCCATAGTATGGGGTTCCCTTATGTTCTTCCGGACAATGACCTCAGTTATGCCGGAAACTTCCTTTCCATGATGTTTAAAATGACCGAACTGAAATATTCTCCTGATCCTATCCTGGAAAAGGCGCTCGACGTGCTCTTTATTCTCCATGCCGACCATGAGCAGAACTGTTCGACCAGCGCAGTGCGTTCGGTCGGCAGTTCGCGTGTTGATCCATATTCCGCACTCGCAGCAGGGTGTGCGGCTCTCTATGGGCCTTTGCATGGTGGAGCGAACGAGGCGGTTATCCGGATGCTGGAAAGAATTGGTTCTCTTGACAAGGTTCCCGAGTTCATTAAATCGGTAAAGGCAGGAGAAGGACGGCTTATGGGTTTTGGTCACAGGGTGTACAAAAACTATGATCCAAGAGCAAAGATTATCAAGAAGATCGCTTTCGAGGTGTTCGAGGTTACCGGTCGGAACACGTTATTGGATATTGCTCTGGAACTTGAAAGAATTGCCCTTGAAGATGAGTATTTTATCGATCGGAAACTGTATCCGAACGTTGATTTCTATTCCGGTTTGATTTACCAGGCGATGGGATTTCCGCTGGATATGTTTCCTGTCTTGTTCGCTATCGGCAGAACGCCCGGATGGCTTGCACAGTGGACGGAGCATATGAATGACGATGAACAGAAAATAGCCCGTCCCAGACAGATGTATTTGGGCGAAGATAAGCGTGATTATGTGCCGATCGAAAATCGGCCTAAAATATCACAACTTGTCGAGAACAAAATCGGTATGTGTCGATTATAG
- a CDS encoding alanine/glycine:cation symporter family protein, translating to MKQHFVITAFLIQLLFPFRLFARGIDEHINDAMVPLTAFMFKIIFFPISIGGISFPFILLWLIVAAVGFTVYMGFVNVRGFKHAIELVRGVYDAPDSQKGEVSHFQALTAALSATVGLGNIAGVAVAITLGGPGATFWMILGGLFGMSSKFVECTLGVKYRKINEDGSVSGGPMYYLSRGFAEKGFAGLGKILAFFFAVMCIGGSFGLGNMFQANQAFRQTVLVTGGEQSVFYQQGWIFGLIMAILVGMVIIGGIRSIVRVTTKLVPFMVAIYISAALFIIFSHITELPRAFLVIVQGAFAPEALYGGVVGVLIQGLRRAAFSNEAGIGSSPIAHAAVKTDEPVTEGLVALLEPFLDTVVICTMTALVIIISGLYTEQGMDGIALTSKAFEQVIFWFPYILNVAVLLFAFSTMIAWSYYGLKAWTYIFGEGLSSDVSYKLLFCTFIIIGSAMNLQVVIDFSDAMIFAMSFPNIIGLYLLAPGVKRDLDTYFERLRQGEIGRYR from the coding sequence ATGAAGCAGCATTTCGTTATCACCGCTTTCTTGATACAGTTACTCTTTCCCTTTCGACTTTTTGCGCGCGGGATCGATGAACATATCAATGACGCCATGGTTCCCCTTACGGCTTTTATGTTCAAAATTATATTTTTCCCCATATCGATCGGGGGTATCAGTTTCCCTTTTATCCTGCTCTGGTTGATCGTCGCTGCCGTTGGATTTACCGTCTACATGGGTTTTGTCAATGTAAGGGGATTCAAGCACGCTATCGAACTGGTGCGTGGCGTTTACGATGCTCCTGATTCGCAGAAAGGAGAGGTCTCTCATTTTCAGGCTTTGACTGCGGCTCTGTCTGCAACCGTAGGGCTTGGGAATATAGCCGGAGTTGCCGTGGCCATTACCTTAGGGGGGCCCGGTGCGACTTTCTGGATGATTCTCGGCGGCTTGTTCGGCATGTCATCGAAGTTTGTCGAATGCACTCTGGGAGTCAAGTACAGGAAAATCAACGAAGACGGTTCGGTTTCAGGGGGCCCGATGTATTATCTCAGCCGAGGGTTTGCTGAAAAAGGGTTTGCAGGTTTGGGGAAAATTCTTGCATTTTTTTTCGCCGTCATGTGTATCGGGGGATCGTTCGGTCTGGGAAATATGTTCCAGGCCAACCAAGCCTTTCGCCAAACAGTGTTAGTGACCGGTGGGGAGCAGAGTGTTTTCTATCAGCAGGGATGGATTTTCGGGTTGATCATGGCGATTCTTGTCGGCATGGTTATCATAGGTGGAATACGTTCGATTGTCCGAGTTACGACAAAGCTTGTTCCATTCATGGTTGCGATCTATATTTCTGCAGCCCTGTTTATTATTTTTTCGCATATCACGGAACTTCCCCGGGCCTTTTTAGTGATTGTGCAGGGAGCGTTCGCTCCGGAAGCCCTGTATGGCGGAGTGGTCGGTGTGTTGATACAGGGACTCCGTCGTGCCGCATTTTCAAACGAAGCTGGAATAGGATCTTCACCGATAGCTCATGCAGCGGTCAAAACCGATGAGCCGGTAACCGAAGGGCTTGTCGCTCTGCTTGAGCCGTTTCTCGATACTGTGGTTATTTGTACCATGACGGCACTTGTTATCATTATTTCGGGATTGTATACCGAACAGGGGATGGATGGCATAGCATTGACATCGAAAGCTTTCGAGCAGGTTATTTTCTGGTTCCCTTACATACTGAACGTTGCTGTACTGCTTTTTGCCTTTTCAACGATGATTGCTTGGTCCTATTACGGTCTCAAGGCGTGGACCTATATCTTTGGGGAAGGCCTGTCTTCGGACGTCAGTTATAAGTTGCTGTTTTGCACATTCATCATCATCGGTTCAGCTATGAACCTTCAGGTTGTGATCGACTTTTCCGATGCCATGATTTTTGCGATGTCTTTTCCGAATATTATTGGTTTGTATCTTCTTGCTCCCGGTGTCAAGCGGGATCTCGATACCTATTTTGAACGTTTACGGCAGGGAGAGATCGGTCGCTACAGGTGA
- a CDS encoding alpha-amylase family glycosyl hydrolase, whose translation MSSKKPSHHPGMGAVVHPLETTFRVWAPFASSVAVAGNFNNWSPDTDFLAREGNGYWSCDLPQARKGDRYQYVIINAETGNEYWRNDPYAREVTHSVGDSVIVADEFDWGDDGEFRMPSWNELVLYEMHVGTFNDEHGGRPGDLSRAIDRLPYLHDLGINAIEIMPLTEFAADYSWGYNPGHLFAVESAYGGPFSLKTFIKTAHSYGIAVIIDVVYNHFGPSDLDLWRFDGWSENGKGGIYFYNDWRAKTPWGHTRPDYGRSEVRSFIRDNALMWLKEFHADGLRWDSTINIRTQYNGSGGDIHEGWSLMQWVNSAVRKECVGVINIAEDLQENEWITKQVHEGGAGFDTQWAAGFTHPVRDAVIAHDDRERDMLELGRAITGSYNGDAFQRVIYTESHDEVANGQARVPEAVWPGNAASWFSRKRSTLGAVLVFTASGIPMLFQGQELLEDEWFRDTDPVDWSKLQRFGGIHALYRDLVRLRRNWHNHTAGLKGRHVNVFHINNQDKLLAYHRWENGGAGDDVVVVVNMSNRSYPVYTIGFPRSGKWRVRFNSDWSGYSSDYSSHPGYDTEAYPGMKDGLRFHGAIGIGAYSALILSQDAER comes from the coding sequence ATGAGCAGCAAAAAACCGTCTCATCATCCGGGAATGGGTGCAGTAGTTCATCCGCTGGAAACGACGTTCAGGGTGTGGGCACCGTTCGCCTCGTCGGTTGCCGTTGCGGGAAATTTCAACAACTGGTCTCCTGACACTGATTTTCTGGCGCGTGAAGGTAACGGGTACTGGTCGTGTGATCTGCCGCAGGCAAGGAAGGGAGACCGGTATCAGTATGTGATAATCAATGCAGAGACCGGTAATGAATATTGGAGAAACGATCCGTATGCCCGTGAGGTCACTCATTCTGTCGGAGATTCCGTGATTGTCGCCGATGAATTTGACTGGGGTGATGATGGGGAGTTTCGCATGCCGTCATGGAATGAGCTTGTTCTCTATGAGATGCATGTCGGAACATTCAATGACGAGCACGGCGGAAGGCCGGGAGACCTTTCCCGTGCGATCGACCGTTTACCGTACCTTCACGATCTCGGGATAAACGCGATCGAGATTATGCCGCTTACGGAATTTGCCGCCGATTATTCCTGGGGGTACAATCCCGGCCATCTTTTTGCGGTAGAAAGTGCATATGGAGGACCGTTTTCCCTCAAAACATTTATAAAAACCGCTCATAGTTACGGTATTGCGGTGATTATCGATGTGGTTTACAACCACTTTGGACCATCGGATCTCGACCTCTGGCGTTTTGACGGATGGTCTGAAAATGGAAAAGGGGGCATCTATTTTTACAATGACTGGAGGGCTAAAACTCCGTGGGGTCATACCAGGCCGGATTATGGCCGTAGTGAAGTCAGAAGCTTTATCCGTGACAATGCTCTGATGTGGCTCAAGGAGTTTCATGCCGACGGTTTGCGCTGGGATTCAACGATCAATATCCGAACGCAATACAATGGTTCAGGAGGCGACATTCATGAGGGATGGAGTCTTATGCAGTGGGTAAACAGTGCGGTACGCAAAGAATGTGTCGGGGTCATCAATATTGCCGAAGATTTGCAGGAGAACGAATGGATCACGAAGCAGGTACACGAGGGTGGTGCCGGTTTTGACACTCAATGGGCGGCAGGTTTTACCCATCCTGTTCGTGATGCGGTCATTGCTCATGATGACCGTGAGCGCGACATGCTCGAGCTGGGAAGGGCAATTACCGGTTCATACAATGGTGATGCTTTTCAGCGGGTTATTTATACCGAATCTCACGACGAAGTGGCAAACGGTCAGGCCCGGGTTCCCGAAGCGGTCTGGCCGGGAAACGCGGCGAGTTGGTTTTCAAGAAAAAGGTCTACGCTTGGAGCGGTTCTTGTGTTTACCGCTTCCGGTATCCCGATGTTATTTCAGGGACAGGAACTGCTCGAAGACGAATGGTTTCGTGATACCGATCCGGTTGACTGGTCGAAGCTGCAGCGGTTTGGCGGTATTCATGCCCTTTACCGTGATCTGGTGCGGCTCAGGCGTAACTGGCATAATCATACTGCAGGCCTGAAGGGCCGGCACGTCAATGTTTTTCACATCAATAATCAGGACAAGCTGCTTGCATATCATCGTTGGGAAAATGGCGGAGCAGGGGACGATGTGGTTGTTGTTGTCAACATGTCGAACCGGAGCTACCCGGTCTATACAATAGGGTTTCCTCGGAGCGGAAAATGGCGTGTCCGTTTCAACAGTGACTGGTCGGGTTACAGCAGTGATTATTCAAGCCATCCAGGCTACGATACCGAAGCGTATCCTGGAATGAAAGATGGACTGCGTTTTCACGGAGCAATTGGAATCGGCGCCTATAGTGCGTTGATTTTATCTCAGGATGCCGAAAGATAG
- a CDS encoding NYN domain-containing protein — protein sequence MASEKTQRLVVLIDADNTQASIIDGLLAEIAKYGVASAKRIYGDWTSQALRGWKEVLLEHSIQPIQQFGYTRGKNATDSAMIIDAMDLLYTGNFDGFCIVSSDSDFTKLACRIRESGLFVYGFGEKKTPSAFVSACDKFIYTEVLRAKTNESDAITRKSTAELKKDTRLVRLLRNAVDSASDEGGWAHLATVGSTIAKQSPEFDPRNYGYGKLGELVKTTKLFDLDERPGADGHSKSIYLKDKRKKE from the coding sequence ATGGCCTCTGAGAAAACCCAAAGACTTGTGGTTCTTATTGATGCGGACAACACACAGGCCTCGATTATCGACGGATTGCTTGCCGAGATTGCCAAATATGGTGTTGCCAGTGCCAAAAGGATTTACGGTGACTGGACCTCGCAAGCTCTCAGGGGATGGAAGGAGGTGCTCCTCGAACATTCCATTCAGCCGATTCAGCAGTTTGGCTATACCAGAGGGAAAAATGCAACCGACAGTGCCATGATCATCGATGCTATGGACCTTTTGTATACCGGTAACTTCGATGGTTTCTGCATTGTGTCGAGTGACAGCGATTTCACCAAACTCGCCTGCAGGATCCGTGAGTCAGGTCTTTTTGTTTATGGGTTCGGGGAGAAAAAGACGCCGTCGGCATTTGTCTCCGCCTGTGACAAATTCATTTATACCGAAGTGCTTCGAGCCAAAACAAATGAGAGCGATGCCATTACCCGGAAATCGACAGCAGAACTTAAAAAAGATACCCGGCTCGTTCGTCTTCTGAGAAACGCTGTTGATTCAGCATCGGATGAGGGGGGATGGGCGCACCTTGCAACCGTGGGAAGTACCATTGCCAAGCAATCGCCTGAATTCGATCCAAGGAATTACGGATATGGTAAGCTTGGTGAACTGGTAAAAACAACCAAACTGTTCGATCTCGATGAGCGGCCCGGTGCCGACGGCCATTCAAAATCCATTTACCTGAAAGATAAACGGAAAAAGGAGTGA
- a CDS encoding heavy metal translocating P-type ATPase, translating to MEKADLRITGMHCESCVKLVEKTLGKTDGVESAVVNFAAGKASVTYDPAVTDPARLIRKIEKRGYGARLIESSHSPQKDTSYQDELRGLRLRFVTGAVFAVPALVLGMFFMQDPIPYQGIVLWILATPVQFYVGREFYLGAWMALRNRSSNMDTLVALGTSAAYFYSVYLVLFEGGEHQYFETSAVLITLVVLGKYLEAVSKHRTSEAINRLEKLFPKEASVIRNGLEVRVPVEEVDPGDMLVVRPGEQVPVDGEIIKGATTLDESMVTGESVPVARGVGESVVGSTINKEGSFTMKVTRTGSETMLAKIIRLVEDAQMQKAPVQRFADRVSSWFVPAVIVIACVTFFVWFVVFGAPPGFALVAAVSVLVIACPCALGLATPTAIMVGTGMGAGEGILIKGGDALETAGSLQHVVFDKTGTITKAQPEVTAINVREGYSESECIRLAAGLERNSEHPLARAIFRKAESEGILPAETQEFRSRTGKGVEAQIDGKRYYMGSLRFIGENGIRTEYFRESVERFEAEGQTVIMLAGAGEAIGVFALSDTVRPETTETVSRLHAMGLSTSMITGDNERVARAIAEKTGISSYKAGVLPGEKVAFISQAQEKGTVGMVGDGINDAPALAQADIGIAMGSGTDIAMEAGDIVFMRNDLSSLPRAIRLSRLTMQRIRLNMFWALFYNVVGIPVAAGVLYPWTGWLLNPMIAGGAMAMSSVSVVLSSLALKLKKF from the coding sequence ATGGAAAAAGCGGATCTCAGGATAACCGGGATGCATTGCGAAAGCTGTGTAAAATTGGTTGAAAAAACTCTCGGCAAGACAGATGGTGTGGAGAGTGCCGTTGTCAATTTTGCCGCCGGCAAAGCCTCGGTTACTTATGACCCTGCTGTTACCGATCCTGCAAGGCTCATAAGAAAGATTGAAAAAAGAGGCTACGGAGCACGTCTGATAGAGTCGTCCCATAGCCCTCAAAAAGATACGTCGTATCAGGACGAGCTTCGCGGACTGCGCCTCAGGTTTGTCACCGGTGCCGTGTTTGCGGTGCCGGCACTGGTGCTGGGTATGTTCTTCATGCAGGACCCGATTCCCTACCAGGGTATTGTGCTCTGGATTCTCGCAACTCCCGTGCAATTTTATGTGGGCCGTGAATTTTATCTCGGAGCATGGATGGCTCTGAGGAACCGTTCTTCCAATATGGATACGTTGGTGGCCCTGGGAACGAGTGCCGCCTACTTTTATTCTGTCTATCTGGTGCTTTTCGAGGGGGGAGAGCATCAGTATTTTGAGACGTCGGCAGTCCTGATAACGCTTGTTGTGCTTGGAAAATATCTTGAAGCGGTATCGAAGCACCGGACCTCGGAGGCCATAAACCGGCTTGAAAAGCTTTTTCCCAAAGAGGCTTCGGTCATCCGGAACGGGTTGGAAGTTCGGGTGCCGGTTGAAGAGGTTGACCCTGGGGATATGCTTGTTGTTCGTCCCGGCGAACAGGTGCCGGTTGATGGTGAAATTATAAAAGGTGCGACCACTCTCGATGAGAGTATGGTAACCGGGGAGAGTGTTCCGGTTGCCAGAGGTGTTGGGGAGAGTGTTGTCGGTTCGACCATCAACAAGGAAGGCAGTTTTACCATGAAAGTGACCCGTACCGGTTCCGAAACAATGCTGGCGAAAATCATTCGTCTCGTTGAAGATGCACAGATGCAGAAAGCTCCTGTACAAAGATTTGCCGATAGAGTGTCTTCATGGTTTGTCCCTGCAGTGATTGTGATTGCCTGTGTGACTTTCTTTGTCTGGTTTGTTGTTTTTGGTGCGCCTCCCGGTTTTGCACTTGTTGCCGCTGTATCGGTTCTGGTTATCGCCTGTCCCTGTGCGCTTGGCCTGGCTACCCCGACCGCAATCATGGTCGGTACAGGAATGGGTGCCGGTGAGGGTATTCTCATCAAAGGCGGTGATGCCCTTGAAACAGCAGGAAGCCTGCAGCATGTTGTCTTTGATAAAACCGGGACAATAACAAAAGCCCAACCGGAAGTAACAGCAATAAACGTGCGGGAAGGGTACAGTGAATCCGAGTGTATAAGATTGGCCGCCGGCCTGGAAAGGAATTCCGAGCACCCTCTGGCAAGAGCGATATTCAGGAAAGCAGAGTCGGAAGGTATTCTGCCTGCAGAAACTCAAGAGTTCCGTTCACGTACCGGAAAAGGGGTGGAAGCGCAGATTGATGGCAAGCGTTATTATATGGGATCACTTCGTTTCATAGGTGAGAACGGAATAAGGACAGAGTATTTCAGAGAGTCCGTTGAACGATTTGAGGCTGAAGGTCAAACGGTGATCATGCTTGCCGGTGCGGGAGAGGCGATTGGTGTTTTCGCTTTGAGTGATACCGTGCGTCCGGAAACGACTGAAACTGTCAGTAGGTTGCATGCAATGGGGCTGTCGACTTCGATGATAACCGGAGATAATGAACGGGTGGCCCGTGCGATAGCAGAAAAAACAGGAATATCATCCTACAAGGCAGGGGTACTGCCTGGAGAAAAGGTTGCTTTTATCTCGCAAGCGCAGGAAAAGGGAACCGTGGGTATGGTTGGTGACGGAATCAATGATGCGCCTGCCCTTGCCCAGGCCGATATCGGTATTGCCATGGGGTCCGGTACCGATATAGCCATGGAAGCCGGTGATATTGTGTTTATGCGTAACGATCTTTCTTCTCTTCCGAGGGCTATTCGTCTCAGCCGTCTGACGATGCAGCGCATTCGTCTCAATATGTTCTGGGCCCTGTTCTACAATGTCGTAGGTATACCCGTTGCGGCGGGAGTGCTTTATCCCTGGACTGGATGGCTTCTCAATCCCATGATTGCCGGGGGGGCCATGGCTATGAGCTCGGTAAGTGTCGTCCTGAGTTCCCTTGCATTGAAGCTGAAAAAGTTCTGA
- a CDS encoding heavy-metal-associated domain-containing protein, whose amino-acid sequence MKTITIHVGGMHCGSCETIVKEALEELAGVESVEVSHDSETAMVVYDEGSVSPETLKATIEKEGYTVSG is encoded by the coding sequence ATGAAAACCATTACGATACATGTCGGGGGAATGCACTGCGGGAGCTGTGAAACGATCGTCAAAGAGGCGCTCGAGGAGCTTGCGGGTGTCGAAAGCGTTGAGGTTTCTCACGACTCGGAAACGGCGATGGTTGTCTATGACGAAGGTTCGGTTTCACCTGAAACCCTGAAAGCAACGATAGAGAAAGAAGGGTATACAGTTTCGGGATAA
- a CDS encoding DUF1848 domain-containing protein — protein MLFGKNRHVISASRRTDIPAFYAEWFMDKIRKGFCKVANPYNPSQVKEVSLCPDEVAAVVFWTRYAKPLRPFLAELDERGFNYYFLYTITGYPSSYESGLPSSEECIEDFLALGECIGAEKVIWRYDPVILSSRMHMSFHMKNFERLALRLSAGTKKVIVTFVKKYRHIEEKLEEMEYVPPSSHERQVLEKHFRSLTSDAGMQIQRCGKRDSFANVSEGKCVDEKLMRELFGLELSSGKDPGQPEECRCIRSIDIGRYGSCLHRCVYCYASRNFFRAARRYQEHDYSAEML, from the coding sequence ATGCTATTTGGAAAGAACAGGCATGTTATTTCTGCCAGCAGGAGAACCGATATTCCTGCTTTTTATGCAGAATGGTTCATGGATAAAATCCGGAAGGGTTTCTGTAAGGTAGCTAATCCCTATAATCCTTCACAGGTAAAGGAGGTATCGCTTTGTCCGGACGAAGTTGCTGCAGTCGTGTTTTGGACACGCTATGCCAAGCCTCTTCGTCCTTTCCTCGCGGAACTGGACGAGAGGGGATTCAATTACTATTTTCTGTACACGATTACCGGATATCCAAGCAGTTATGAGTCAGGGTTGCCATCCAGCGAAGAATGCATCGAAGACTTTCTCGCTCTTGGCGAATGCATAGGGGCGGAAAAAGTTATTTGGCGCTATGATCCTGTCATTCTAAGCTCTCGGATGCACATGAGTTTTCATATGAAAAATTTCGAAAGACTTGCTCTTCGACTTTCAGCCGGAACGAAAAAGGTCATTGTGACTTTTGTGAAAAAATACCGGCATATCGAGGAGAAACTCGAAGAAATGGAGTATGTACCACCCTCTTCTCATGAGCGCCAGGTTCTCGAAAAGCATTTCCGGTCGTTGACTTCCGATGCAGGTATGCAGATACAGCGTTGTGGGAAAAGGGATTCTTTTGCCAATGTTTCTGAAGGAAAATGTGTTGATGAGAAGCTGATGAGAGAACTGTTCGGGCTCGAGCTTTCATCAGGAAAGGACCCGGGGCAGCCTGAAGAGTGCCGTTGTATTCGCAGCATCGATATCGGGCGATATGGTTCGTGTCTGCACCGGTGTGTTTACTGTTATGCGTCCAGGAATTTTTTTCGGGCAGCCCGTCGTTATCAAGAGCATGACTATAGTGCGGAAATGCTGTAA
- a CDS encoding tetratricopeptide repeat protein, whose protein sequence is MIRTYQHFLQLTLSTAVILLSGFAIMTFSGCDTASKKLNDLQQAVWQNPEDPQAYIRLGNEYARQRQYEKAVDSYEKALALNPQSGITVYPALGAAYFNQKQYTRALDYFEKSLEFSPDDSLRFYDIGNAYLQLEKCNLAIEAYLQAIANSTAFEEAHYNLAICYIRTGQKAKAEEIYAWLQDKNNYLAVSLESHLENAK, encoded by the coding sequence ATGATTCGTACCTATCAACATTTCCTGCAGCTAACTCTTTCCACAGCTGTTATTCTCCTTTCCGGCTTTGCAATCATGACTTTTTCAGGATGCGATACAGCATCGAAGAAACTCAACGATCTCCAACAGGCGGTATGGCAAAATCCTGAAGATCCACAAGCATATATCAGGCTCGGTAATGAGTATGCAAGACAACGACAATACGAAAAAGCCGTGGACTCATACGAAAAGGCCCTTGCTCTCAATCCGCAAAGCGGTATAACCGTCTACCCTGCGCTCGGGGCGGCATACTTCAACCAAAAACAGTATACCCGCGCACTCGACTATTTCGAAAAAAGCCTCGAATTTTCTCCGGACGACTCACTCCGGTTTTATGACATCGGCAACGCATACCTGCAACTTGAAAAATGTAACCTGGCAATCGAAGCATACCTACAGGCTATTGCAAACAGCACGGCTTTTGAAGAAGCACATTACAATCTGGCGATCTGTTATATCAGAACCGGACAAAAAGCAAAAGCCGAAGAGATTTATGCATGGCTTCAGGATAAAAACAATTATCTTGCCGTCTCTCTCGAGAGCCACTTGGAAAATGCCAAGTGA
- a CDS encoding isochorismate synthase codes for MNKPTDIIEQVSEPLPMKKALSTLQKMVLDHANAAGSVSEPYLQTFSIAVSSTDPLLWLHNQDLYPKFFWSNRKKDDLVAGIGTADVIEYDKTGPNNVSFDILQKELCKKNPGTRYFGGFCFNNEQKQDEQWRAFKSFTFVLPDIQLSVTDGTHTLSCHLMIEPGENSEVRYRRLLETIAKINSSTLRDIPPLPEINSRSFSPDKKQWIKTCNQILQRFQEGLMGKIILARQTLLEFNRGFSPLLFLLRYPFSESSTYRYYFEPEKNTAFFSFTPERLYRRKNNELLTEALAGTCSRETIDNGNGDACQQLLNSEKDIREHKFVKDTIVRELEPICSDIDMEERVRALQLNRLAHLYTQCRAELKPEASNDSAVLKTLHPTPAVGGVPKTKALEQIIQLEPFSRGWYAGPVGWISRNSAEFAVGIRSAVAKENMFYLYSGAGLVRGSNPESEWEEVDQKIADILAITRQKR; via the coding sequence ATGAACAAACCAACCGACATTATTGAACAAGTCAGTGAACCTCTCCCGATGAAAAAGGCATTGAGCACGTTGCAAAAAATGGTGCTCGATCATGCCAATGCAGCCGGGAGTGTCTCGGAACCGTATCTTCAAACTTTTTCTATAGCCGTTTCTTCGACAGATCCTTTGCTGTGGCTGCACAATCAGGATCTTTACCCGAAATTTTTCTGGTCGAACCGCAAAAAAGACGATCTCGTAGCGGGAATAGGCACCGCCGATGTTATAGAGTACGACAAAACCGGCCCCAACAACGTCAGTTTCGATATTCTTCAGAAAGAATTATGTAAAAAAAATCCCGGCACGCGCTATTTCGGAGGGTTTTGTTTCAATAATGAACAAAAGCAGGATGAGCAATGGCGAGCATTCAAATCATTCACGTTTGTTTTGCCTGATATTCAGCTTTCAGTAACCGACGGAACTCATACACTGAGTTGCCACCTTATGATTGAACCTGGCGAGAACAGTGAAGTACGATATCGCCGACTGCTTGAAACTATAGCGAAAATAAACAGTTCCACCCTTCGCGACATCCCCCCTCTTCCTGAAATAAACTCACGCTCTTTCTCTCCGGACAAGAAACAGTGGATCAAAACATGCAACCAGATCCTTCAACGATTCCAGGAAGGGCTCATGGGAAAAATAATTCTTGCACGCCAAACCCTGCTTGAATTCAACCGCGGCTTTTCCCCTCTTCTCTTTTTACTTCGATACCCCTTTTCAGAGAGCTCTACATACAGGTACTATTTCGAACCCGAAAAAAACACGGCATTTTTCAGCTTCACCCCTGAACGGCTTTATCGCCGTAAAAATAACGAGCTGCTCACTGAAGCTCTCGCCGGAACCTGTTCGAGGGAGACGATCGACAACGGAAACGGCGATGCCTGCCAGCAGCTACTCAACTCCGAAAAGGATATCAGGGAACATAAATTTGTCAAGGACACCATTGTAAGGGAACTCGAGCCGATCTGCAGTGACATCGACATGGAAGAACGGGTCCGCGCACTGCAACTTAACCGGCTGGCTCACCTCTATACCCAATGCCGGGCTGAACTGAAACCCGAAGCAAGTAACGATTCCGCTGTCCTCAAAACCCTTCATCCCACACCTGCGGTAGGTGGTGTCCCAAAAACAAAAGCCCTTGAACAGATTATACAACTCGAACCTTTCAGCAGGGGATGGTATGCCGGGCCTGTTGGCTGGATCAGCAGAAATTCTGCTGAATTCGCCGTAGGAATCCGCTCGGCGGTTGCCAAGGAAAACATGTTTTATCTTTACTCGGGTGCAGGGCTTGTAAGAGGTTCCAACCCCGAATCCGAATGGGAAGAGGTGGATCAAAAAATTGCCGACATCCTTGCCATAACCCGTCAGAAGAGATAG